The nucleotide window AGTTCACCGGCCAGGAGCGGGCCGTCGTGCTCGGCTCGCTGCACGCCCGGCGGTTCCACGGCGAGGACTACACCCGCTTCATGACCGCCCGCTCCGGGCGGCTGGCGGCCCTGGATTCCTATCCCGCGTGGGCCTCCGCGAAGCAGCGGCGGGAGGTGGACGAGGCGCTCTCGACCCCGGTCGCCCGGCGGCTCTTCGGCTACGAGAAGGTCATCGTCGAGGGGCGCGGCGCGATGCCGGCGCCCGCGACGGTGCCGCCGACCGCCTGGTACGACGCGGCGACCGCCACCATCAACGGGCTGCGCACCGTCCAGATCGCCCTGGGCGGGGACATCACGGACCGCGCCTCGGCCCTGCAGGACGAGGCCACCCGGACCCTGGTGCTCTTCGGGCTGCTGGCCCTCGGCTCGGTGCTGGCCCTCGGCGCGCTGGCCGTGGGCGCCGCCCGCTCGGTCTCCGGGCCGCTCGGCTCGCTCACCCGCCAGGCCCGTGAGGTCGCCGGCGAGCGGCTGCCCGACGCCGTCGCCCGGGTGCAGTCCGGGGACGGCTCGCCCGCACCTCCCGGCCCGCTGACCGTTCCGCGGGGTGCGGGCACCGAGGTCCAGCAGCTGGCCGACGCCTTCGACCAGATGCAGAAGGTGGCCTACGACCTGGCCACCGAGCAGGCCGTACTGCGCCGCAACGCCACCGAGTCGCTGGTCAACCTCGGCCGCCGCAACCAGAACCTGGTGCGGCGTCAGATCAGCTTCATCAACCGGCTGGAGCACGAGGACGCCGACCCGGGGACGCTGGCCAACCTCTTCGAGCTGGACCACCTCGCCACCCGGATGCGCCGCAACGCCGAGAGCCTGCTGGTGCTCGCCGGTGAGGCCAGCCCGCGCACCTCGGCCACCCCGCTGTCCGTCACCGACGTGATCCGGGCGGCGCTCTCCGAGGTGGAGGAGTACCGCCGGGTCACGCTGCGTCGGGTCGACGCCGGCTTCCTCAGCGGTGCGGTGGCCTCCGAGATCGCCCATCTGCTGGCCGAACTGGTCGAGAACGCGCTGAGCTTCTCGCCCCCGGACACCGAGGTGGAGGTCGAGGGCCGCCGCACCAGCGCCGGCTACCTCATCGCGATCGTCGACCACGGCACCGGCATGACCGCCCCGGCGATGGCCGAGGCCAATGTGCGGCTCTCCGGCATGGCCGGCTTCATGGCCGAACCGACCCGCTTCCTGGGGCACTTCGTGGTCGGCGCGCTGGCCCGCAGGTGCGGTATCGAGGTCCGGCTCGGCGAGGCACCGGCCGCCGGCACCGTCGCCCGGGTGCTCGTCCCGGGCAGCCTGATCACCGAGCCGTCCGCGGCGGCGGCCGCGGCGGACGCCCCCGGCACACGGGACGGGCAGCGGGCCGCGACGCCGGAGAAGAGCCGGCCGGCGGCCGGACCCCGCGCGGACGACGGCGCCGAGCGGCACGACGCGGCCGACGCCCCCGCCGAGCCGCAGCCCGCGGCCGGACCCGCCGCGGACGACCGGGCCGCCGAGGCGCTGCCGCACCCGCGCGCCTCGCAGGAATCAACGGCCACGACCCCAGCCGTGGCCACGACCCCGGCCGCGGCCCGCGGCTCGGCCGGGTCCCGTACCCGCAACGGGCTGGTCAAGCGCGCCCGGCGCAGCGCCATCCAGTCAGCGGTGAACGAGGCGGCGGCCCCGCGCTGGCAGCAGCAGGCCGCCCCCACTCCGGACCGCAGCCCCGACGAGGTGTCCGGCATGCTCGCCACGCTCCGCAGCGCCCATATGCGCGGCGGGATCAGCGTGGAGAAGGAGCGCGAGAAGGAACAGGCGACGGAACAGGCGACGGGCGCGGCGGAGCCCGGGCAGGACAGCGGTCGGGACAGCGGTCAGGACAGCGGTCAGGACGCCCTGCCGGAGACGGCCGGGACGGCGACGAAGGGTGACGAGAAGTGAGCGTCGATCTCCACAGCGATTCACAGACCTTCAACTGGCTGCTGGCCAGCTTCGTCCGCAAGACGGACGGGGTGCGCGACGCGGTGGCCGTCTCCTCGGACGGGCTGCTGATCGCGGTCTCCGACGGCCTGGGCCGGACCGACGCCGATCATCTGGCGGCGGTGGTCTCGGGCCTGTCGAGCCTGGCGCGCAGCGCCTCGCGCCGCTATGAGTTCGACGGCGTCAAACTCATCATGATCGAGATGGGCCGCGGCTTTCTGCTGGTCTCGGCGATCCGGGACGGCAGCTGCCTGGGCGTACTCGCCGACAGCACCGGCGAACTCGGCCTGGTCGGCTACGAGATGGCGGTGCTGGCCGAGCGGGCCGGGGATCTGCTCAACCCGGCGCTGATCGCGGATCTGCGGCAGGTCCTGCCGCGATGAGCGAGGAAGCCGATGCGGAGGAGCTGTTCGTCCGTCCGTTCATCATGACCGGCGGCCGGGCCGAGCCGATGCACGACGGGCTGCGCCTGGAGACGCTGGTGGTCGCCGGGCCCGACGCGTCGCTCGCGGGCCTGGAGTTCGAGCGTCGCCGGATCGTGGCGCTGTGCGCCCGGCCGACGATGGTGGCAGAGGTCGCGCAGAAGACCGGGGTGCCGCTGGGCGTGGCCAAGGTGCTCATCGCCGATCTGGTCGTCGCCGGACTGCTGGTCTGTCAACAACCCAAGGAGCTGCCGCTCCATGTCCTGGAGAGGATCAGGGACCATGTCAGGGCGCTCTGACAAAGCCGCACCGCTCGCCGTGAAGATCGTGATCAGCGGCGGTCTCGGCGTCGGCAAGACCACGTTCATCGGTGCGATCTCCGAGATCGAGCCGCTGGACACCGAGGCCGCCATCACCCAGGTCTCCGTCGGAGTGGACTCGCTGGCCGGGGTGGAGGACAAGACCACCACGACGGTCGCGCTGGACTTCGGCCGGATCACGCTCGACCCCACCCTCGTGCTCTACCTCTTCGGCACCCCGGGTCAGGACCGCTTCTCCTTCCTCTGGGACGACCTGGTCGAGGGCGCCCTGGGCTCGATCGTGCTGGTCGACACCCGGCGGATCGAGGACTCGTTCCCGGCGCTGGACTATTTCGAGGAGCGCGGCACCCCGTTCGTGCTGGCGGTCAACCGCTTCGACGGCGCCCGGCACTTCGAGCTGGACGAGGTCCGTGAGGCGCTGGGCATCGACTCCGGGGTCCCGGCGCTCGCCTGTGACGCACGGGGGCGCCGGTCCGTACGCGAGGTGCTGGCCGCGCTGATGGACGAGGTCGTACGGCGGCACACGGCCGGCGGCCCGGCGCGGGCGGGCGCGCTCGCCCGCTGACGGCAGGGGCGGGCGGACCGGCCGGACCGCCCGCCCCACGCCCGGCCGGACCGCCGCCCCGCACCCCGGACGTGAGTCGCCAACCAAGCCTCCGGAGAACGGTGTTGAGGGCCCCAACGGGGTGCCGTCCGTGTGCCGGACACAAGACGTGGGTGTCACCCCTCTTGCGCTGTGGGGGCGGTGCGCCCGACACTCCGCTCAGCGCTTGTCAGGGGCACGCCGAAAAGGGACGTGCGGATTCCGGCCTGCCCCTCGGCTGCGCCTCACGGGCTGCCCACCGGCGGCCTCCCGATCCCCCTCGGAGGAATCAGTGAGGAACGCGCGCACCAACCCCCACAGCGGCGTGGCGAGACGTACCCGGCTGATCGCCGTGGCGTCCGGACTGGTGGCCGTCGGAGCCATCGCCGTCCCCACCGCCAGCGCCCAGAACCCCGCACCCGCGAAGACGTTCAGCGCCACCCAGCTCAGCGCCGCCGGAAGCGCGGTCCGTGCCGCGGATGTCGCCGGCACCGCCTGGCGGGTCGACAGTGCCACCCACACCCTGGTCGTCACCGCCGACCGCACGGTCTCCCCGGCCGGGATCGCCAAGATCGAGCGGGCCGCCGGCAGCAACGCCGAGGCGGTCCGCATCGACCGCATCCAGGGCACCTTCCGCAAGTTCATCGCCGGCGGCGACGCCATCTACACGCCCAGCTGGCGCTGCTCACTGGGCTTCAACGTCCGCAGCGGCAGCACCTATTACTTCCTGACGGCCGGTCACTGCACCGAGGGCAGCCCGCCCTGGTACACCAACTCCTCGGACTCCACGAGCATCGGCCCGACCACCGGCTCCAGCTTCCCGGGCAACGACTACGGCATCGTGAAGTACACCAACAGTTCCCTGGCACACCCCGGGACGGTCGGCAGCCAGGACATCACCAGCGCCGGCACCCCCAGTGTCGGCCAGACGGTCACCCGCCGCGGCTCGACCACCGGCGTCCACAGCGGCAAGGTCACCGCGCTGAACGCCACCGTCAACTACGGCAGCGGCGACATCGTCTCCGGACTCATCCAGACCACCGTCTGCGCCGAGCCCGGCGACAGCGGCGGGCCGCTCTACTCCGGGACCAAGGCCCTCGGCCTGACCTCCGGCGGCAGCGGCGACTGCACGTCCGGCGGCACGACGTTCTTCCAGCCCGTCACCGAGGCGCTGAGCGCATACGGCGTGAGCGTCTACTGACGCCGGCCTGCTGACGTCCCTGCGGGCCGCGGGCCCCGGTCCGCGGGGACGTACGCACCGCGGACCGCCGGAGCCGGTTCCGGCGGTCCGCGGCGCGTCCCGCCCCTGTCCGCCGGCGGACAGGGGCCCTGCCCCGCCCACCGCGAGCCTCGACCGCCTTCCAAGCCGGGCATACCATGGTAAACAAGGCAATTCGGATGGCGCAGGGCACACCCAGGGAGCTGTGATGGTCGGAGAGCTGGTGGCGACCGGGGTGGCGCTGGCCTCGGTGGGTGCGGTGTATCTCGCCGCGGCGGCGCGGGTGGTCAAGCAGTACGAGCGCGGGGTGGTGCTCCGGCTGGGGCGGCTGGCCTCCGAGGTGCGCGAGCCGGGATTTACCATGATCGTTCCGTTCGTCGACCGACTGCGCAAGGTCAACATGCAGATCGTCACGATGCCGGTGCCCGCCCAGGAGGGCATCACCCGGGACAACGTCACCGTGCGGGTCGACGCGGTCGTCTATTTCAAGGTCGTGGACGCCGCCGACGCGGTCATCCGGGTCGAGGACTACCGCTTCGCGGTCTCGCAGATGGCACAGACCTCGCTGCGGTCGATCATCGGCAAGAGCGAACTGGACGATCTGCTGTCGAACCGCGAGAAGCTCAACCAGGGCCTGGAGCTGATGATGGACAGCCCGGCCATCGGCTGGGGCGTGAGCGTCGACCGGGTGGAGATCAAGGACGTCTCCCTGCCGGAGACGATGAAACGCTCGATGGCCCGCCAGGCGGAGGCGACCCGTGACCGGCGGGCCCGGGTGATCAACGCCGATGCCGAGCTGCAGGCCTCGAAGAAGCTGGCCGAGGCGGCCGAGGCGATGTCCGACCAGCCCGCCGCGCTGCAACTGCGGCTGCTGCAGACCGTGGTGGCGGTCGCCGCCGAGAAGAATTCCACCCTTGTCC belongs to Streptomyces sp. NBC_01454 and includes:
- a CDS encoding S1 family peptidase; translated protein: MRNARTNPHSGVARRTRLIAVASGLVAVGAIAVPTASAQNPAPAKTFSATQLSAAGSAVRAADVAGTAWRVDSATHTLVVTADRTVSPAGIAKIERAAGSNAEAVRIDRIQGTFRKFIAGGDAIYTPSWRCSLGFNVRSGSTYYFLTAGHCTEGSPPWYTNSSDSTSIGPTTGSSFPGNDYGIVKYTNSSLAHPGTVGSQDITSAGTPSVGQTVTRRGSTTGVHSGKVTALNATVNYGSGDIVSGLIQTTVCAEPGDSGGPLYSGTKALGLTSGGSGDCTSGGTTFFQPVTEALSAYGVSVY
- a CDS encoding roadblock/LC7 domain-containing protein; this translates as MSVDLHSDSQTFNWLLASFVRKTDGVRDAVAVSSDGLLIAVSDGLGRTDADHLAAVVSGLSSLARSASRRYEFDGVKLIMIEMGRGFLLVSAIRDGSCLGVLADSTGELGLVGYEMAVLAERAGDLLNPALIADLRQVLPR
- a CDS encoding DUF742 domain-containing protein, encoding MSEEADAEELFVRPFIMTGGRAEPMHDGLRLETLVVAGPDASLAGLEFERRRIVALCARPTMVAEVAQKTGVPLGVAKVLIADLVVAGLLVCQQPKELPLHVLERIRDHVRAL
- a CDS encoding slipin family protein, with amino-acid sequence MVGELVATGVALASVGAVYLAAAARVVKQYERGVVLRLGRLASEVREPGFTMIVPFVDRLRKVNMQIVTMPVPAQEGITRDNVTVRVDAVVYFKVVDAADAVIRVEDYRFAVSQMAQTSLRSIIGKSELDDLLSNREKLNQGLELMMDSPAIGWGVSVDRVEIKDVSLPETMKRSMARQAEATRDRRARVINADAELQASKKLAEAAEAMSDQPAALQLRLLQTVVAVAAEKNSTLVLPFPVELLRFLERSGLQAQAETAAAEAVRGRAQRPAAPEVSDDSPAAVEREAEGERPPELEDLPEAEDLPDRTEDLT
- a CDS encoding sensor histidine kinase — its product is MESQTTRAGYRRLRRTLTATVVAPRTIRAKLIRILAVSLAILLALLGFSAARQVGDYENAGITAADARLSDALQGFIHEHQKERGLTTGYVGGIREFHDRMLAQRTLTDAARRTVDHALAGRHDRAAGAVRAALVRVNALRDIRTAADRGSGKVERTYDYFTETDVALNRLGLGLVEVRDGELRSDYQALQVLGTAKEFTGQERAVVLGSLHARRFHGEDYTRFMTARSGRLAALDSYPAWASAKQRREVDEALSTPVARRLFGYEKVIVEGRGAMPAPATVPPTAWYDAATATINGLRTVQIALGGDITDRASALQDEATRTLVLFGLLALGSVLALGALAVGAARSVSGPLGSLTRQAREVAGERLPDAVARVQSGDGSPAPPGPLTVPRGAGTEVQQLADAFDQMQKVAYDLATEQAVLRRNATESLVNLGRRNQNLVRRQISFINRLEHEDADPGTLANLFELDHLATRMRRNAESLLVLAGEASPRTSATPLSVTDVIRAALSEVEEYRRVTLRRVDAGFLSGAVASEIAHLLAELVENALSFSPPDTEVEVEGRRTSAGYLIAIVDHGTGMTAPAMAEANVRLSGMAGFMAEPTRFLGHFVVGALARRCGIEVRLGEAPAAGTVARVLVPGSLITEPSAAAAAADAPGTRDGQRAATPEKSRPAAGPRADDGAERHDAADAPAEPQPAAGPAADDRAAEALPHPRASQESTATTPAVATTPAAARGSAGSRTRNGLVKRARRSAIQSAVNEAAAPRWQQQAAPTPDRSPDEVSGMLATLRSAHMRGGISVEKEREKEQATEQATGAAEPGQDSGRDSGQDSGQDALPETAGTATKGDEK
- a CDS encoding GTP-binding protein, which codes for MSGRSDKAAPLAVKIVISGGLGVGKTTFIGAISEIEPLDTEAAITQVSVGVDSLAGVEDKTTTTVALDFGRITLDPTLVLYLFGTPGQDRFSFLWDDLVEGALGSIVLVDTRRIEDSFPALDYFEERGTPFVLAVNRFDGARHFELDEVREALGIDSGVPALACDARGRRSVREVLAALMDEVVRRHTAGGPARAGALAR